A single genomic interval of Lacrimispora sphenoides JCM 1415 harbors:
- the pgmB gene encoding beta-phosphoglucomutase: MINTMNFFKGQRDLKNWLMEETEFDARNLGKYEAVFAQGNGYIGMRNALEERYVEEVRNTFITGTFNKAGDEEVTELPNLPDVTAMDIYVDGYRLNLQSGKVMEYSRIMNLKNGETTRKVVWECPSKTLVTAVFKRFISLKNEHVAAEYLELSCDGSTQLVIETGIHGDVTNHGAMHFENLRRRIYDGITLQFLAETTESRVLAAVHSACRISREEKPLPVMGRRNMDLRWSVKAEAGETIRLEKISCFHSSRDLAYEKEEQPDILNRLKADGMECLQTEFDKGYERLLAESEAVWKEFWKDHEVTIRGNDDFDQLALRFAQYHLNIMVKKDDNRVGIAAKALTGEGYKGHSFWDTEMFILPYFTLTEPQTARTLLEYRYRNLYGARKKAAENGWEGAMYPWECAWIDDGEVTPLYLGTDVVTGKVQKCLTGLIEHHISADVAYAVWQYYQASGDQDYMDRYGYEIILDTALFWSSRLEWNEKKGCYEILDVIGPDEYKEHVDNNAYTNYMADYNMGLAERIMETLPKENKDVSDRLDEKFHFDRLKQRLKEKRAKLYLPVPGENGIVPQTDQYMSLEPIDLAPYKASGKVLGIHQDYNMEQMGKLMVSKQADTVMLDFVMPDLFSLETKRKNFVFYEDKTLHDSSLSRCVHAVLANDYGMEDMAYQMHQAACSIDLGPNMKSSEEGIHSASIGGIWLSCVMGFGGLRIRRGGLELNPKLPKAWEELRFPLVWKGQKLTVTVDKKGVTIANNGSSPVSLMVFGRNSRVEPEASVYVEKKTYEAVIFDLDGVICHTDHYHYLAWKKVADELGIYFDEIINNRLRGVSRKESFDIILERYDKVMREEDKERYLAKKNEGYKKLLEGMTPADLPEETKDTLTELRKRGMKLAIGSSSKNAGLILKQLGLEHFFDAVSDGNAITHSKPHPEVFQKAAAMLNCKAENCLVVEDAEAGLIAAKSGGMDCGAVGDAVKSLLADYKLSAFSQLLEIVG; the protein is encoded by the coding sequence AGATTTAAAAAACTGGCTGATGGAGGAAACGGAATTTGATGCCCGGAACCTGGGAAAATACGAGGCGGTTTTTGCCCAGGGAAACGGATACATAGGGATGCGGAACGCTCTGGAAGAGCGGTATGTGGAAGAGGTGAGGAACACGTTCATCACCGGAACCTTTAATAAAGCGGGAGATGAAGAGGTGACGGAACTTCCCAATCTTCCGGATGTAACGGCTATGGATATCTATGTTGACGGATACCGTCTGAACCTGCAGTCAGGTAAGGTCATGGAGTATTCCAGGATCATGAACTTAAAGAACGGAGAAACCACCAGAAAGGTTGTGTGGGAATGTCCGTCGAAGACTCTGGTAACGGCGGTTTTTAAACGGTTTATATCCTTAAAAAATGAACATGTTGCGGCGGAATATCTGGAGCTGTCCTGTGACGGCAGCACGCAGCTGGTGATTGAAACGGGAATTCATGGAGATGTGACAAACCATGGAGCCATGCATTTTGAGAATTTAAGGCGCAGGATCTATGACGGCATCACCCTGCAGTTCCTGGCGGAAACCACCGAGTCCCGGGTGCTGGCGGCGGTCCACAGCGCCTGCAGGATAAGCCGGGAGGAAAAGCCTCTTCCGGTTATGGGCAGAAGAAATATGGATCTGCGCTGGTCTGTGAAAGCAGAGGCCGGTGAAACCATCCGCCTGGAAAAGATATCCTGCTTTCATTCTTCCAGGGATCTGGCTTACGAAAAGGAAGAGCAGCCTGATATTCTTAATCGGCTGAAAGCAGACGGCATGGAATGTTTACAGACCGAATTTGATAAGGGATATGAAAGACTGCTGGCGGAGTCAGAGGCAGTGTGGAAAGAATTCTGGAAAGACCATGAGGTGACCATACGGGGAAATGATGATTTTGATCAGCTTGCCCTACGTTTTGCCCAGTATCATCTGAATATTATGGTGAAAAAAGATGACAACCGGGTGGGGATTGCTGCAAAGGCTTTGACTGGAGAAGGCTATAAGGGCCATTCCTTTTGGGATACGGAAATGTTTATACTGCCTTATTTTACCCTTACAGAACCCCAAACTGCCAGAACCCTTCTGGAATACCGTTACAGAAATCTCTATGGCGCCCGCAAAAAGGCTGCTGAAAACGGCTGGGAGGGGGCCATGTATCCATGGGAGTGCGCCTGGATCGACGATGGTGAGGTAACTCCCTTATATCTTGGTACCGACGTAGTAACAGGCAAGGTGCAAAAGTGCCTGACAGGATTAATCGAGCATCATATCAGCGCGGATGTGGCTTATGCGGTATGGCAGTATTACCAGGCCTCCGGAGATCAGGACTATATGGACCGGTACGGATATGAAATCATATTGGATACGGCTCTTTTCTGGTCCAGCCGATTAGAATGGAATGAGAAAAAGGGCTGTTACGAAATCCTTGATGTGATCGGGCCGGATGAGTATAAGGAGCATGTGGATAATAATGCCTATACCAATTATATGGCGGATTATAATATGGGGCTGGCGGAACGTATTATGGAAACTTTGCCAAAGGAAAATAAGGATGTTTCAGACCGGCTTGATGAGAAGTTCCATTTTGACCGGTTAAAACAGAGGCTAAAGGAAAAGAGGGCAAAGCTCTACTTACCGGTGCCCGGGGAAAACGGCATTGTACCTCAGACCGACCAGTATATGAGCTTGGAGCCAATTGATCTGGCACCTTATAAGGCCTCCGGAAAGGTCCTTGGAATCCACCAGGATTATAATATGGAGCAGATGGGCAAACTCATGGTTTCCAAACAGGCTGATACCGTCATGCTGGACTTTGTGATGCCTGATTTATTTTCCTTGGAAACAAAAAGAAAAAACTTTGTATTTTATGAAGATAAGACCCTTCATGATTCATCCTTAAGCCGCTGCGTTCACGCAGTTTTAGCCAATGATTACGGAATGGAGGACATGGCCTACCAAATGCATCAGGCAGCATGCTCCATCGATCTGGGACCCAATATGAAATCATCGGAGGAAGGAATACACAGTGCCTCCATCGGAGGGATCTGGTTAAGCTGTGTCATGGGCTTTGGGGGGCTGAGGATCCGCCGCGGCGGTTTGGAACTTAATCCAAAGCTTCCTAAGGCCTGGGAAGAGCTTCGGTTTCCTCTGGTATGGAAGGGCCAGAAGCTGACGGTTACAGTGGATAAGAAAGGCGTTACAATCGCAAACAACGGAAGCAGCCCGGTGTCGCTTATGGTATTCGGAAGAAACAGCAGGGTGGAACCGGAAGCATCTGTTTACGTGGAAAAGAAAACCTATGAAGCGGTTATTTTTGATTTGGACGGCGTGATCTGTCATACCGATCATTATCACTATCTTGCATGGAAAAAGGTGGCAGATGAGCTGGGAATTTATTTTGATGAGATCATCAATAACCGGCTGCGGGGTGTCAGCCGGAAGGAGAGCTTTGATATCATACTGGAGCGGTATGATAAGGTCATGAGGGAAGAAGATAAGGAAAGATATCTAGCAAAGAAAAACGAAGGCTATAAAAAGCTGTTAGAAGGCATGACCCCTGCCGATTTGCCGGAGGAAACAAAAGATACGTTGACGGAGCTAAGAAAACGGGGGATGAAACTGGCGATCGGCTCCTCCAGTAAGAACGCAGGACTGATCTTAAAACAGTTGGGATTGGAACATTTTTTTGATGCCGTCTCTGACGGAAATGCAATCACCCATTCAAAGCCCCATCCGGAAGTATTTCAAAAGGCAGCGGCCATGCTGAACTGCAAGGCGGAAAACTGCCTTGTAGTAGAAGATGCCGAGGCAGGGCTTATAGCAGCAAAATCTGGCGGAATGGATTGCGGAGCAGTGGGAGATGCGGTAAAATCTTTATTAGCAGATTATAAGCTTTCAGCCTTCAGTCAGCTGCTGGAGATCGTCGGATAA
- a CDS encoding glycoside hydrolase family 13 protein: MKIWWKESVVYQIYPRSFCDSNGDGIGDIGGIISKLDYLKELGIDVVWLSPVYDSPNDDNGYDIRDYRDIMKEFGTMEDFDRLLEEMHKRGIKLVMDLVVNHTSDEHPWFLESRKSKDNPYRDYYIWRDGKDGKEPNNWGSCFSGPAWKYDKETDQYFLHLFSEKQPDLNWDNGKVRTEVYDMMKWWLDKGIDGFRMDVISLISKREGLPDGPAMINGYASFNVSANGPNVHEYLKEMNREVLSGYDIMTVGECSGVTLEEAARYASYDGSELNMVFQFEHMDVDGDPDNKWTDKKLYLPDLKAIMTKWQKGLEGIAWNSLFWDNHDQPRVVSRFGSDCEEYRERSAKMLATCLHMMQGTPYVYQGEELGMTNVPFETIHDFRDLDSINAYYELTEKGIFTQEEMMKFLRYKSRDNARTPMQWDTSVNAGFSEATPWIMVNPNYESINAKEQVERKTSVFHYYKQLIALRHEYEIIVYGSYELLLPDDPDIYAYVRTLGDRKLLVVCSFCGRTLNYSVPEEFESGTVLISNYDTTERKSGELKPYEAFVIYQ, from the coding sequence ATGAAAATTTGGTGGAAAGAATCTGTAGTATATCAAATTTACCCCAGAAGCTTCTGTGACAGCAATGGGGATGGGATCGGCGATATAGGGGGGATCATAAGCAAGCTGGACTATTTAAAGGAACTGGGAATCGATGTGGTCTGGCTGTCTCCCGTGTACGATTCGCCAAACGATGACAATGGCTATGATATCCGTGATTACCGTGACATCATGAAGGAATTTGGTACCATGGAGGACTTTGACAGACTTTTAGAAGAGATGCATAAACGGGGAATCAAACTGGTTATGGATCTTGTGGTAAACCACACCTCAGATGAGCATCCATGGTTTTTAGAAAGCAGAAAATCAAAGGATAATCCTTACCGGGATTATTACATATGGAGAGATGGAAAAGACGGAAAAGAACCCAATAACTGGGGATCTTGCTTTTCAGGACCTGCATGGAAATATGATAAGGAAACTGACCAGTATTTCCTTCATCTTTTTTCCGAAAAACAACCTGACTTAAACTGGGATAACGGGAAAGTCCGGACAGAGGTTTACGATATGATGAAATGGTGGCTGGATAAGGGCATTGACGGATTCCGCATGGATGTGATCAGCCTGATCTCCAAACGGGAAGGGCTTCCCGACGGTCCGGCCATGATCAATGGATATGCCAGCTTTAATGTTTCCGCCAACGGACCAAATGTTCACGAATATTTAAAGGAAATGAACCGGGAGGTTTTATCCGGCTACGATATCATGACAGTAGGAGAGTGCTCCGGCGTGACTCTTGAGGAAGCGGCCAGGTACGCATCCTATGATGGAAGTGAACTTAACATGGTATTCCAGTTTGAGCATATGGATGTAGATGGGGACCCTGACAACAAATGGACGGATAAGAAGCTGTATCTTCCGGATCTTAAAGCCATTATGACAAAATGGCAGAAAGGGCTTGAGGGAATTGCCTGGAACAGCCTGTTCTGGGATAATCATGACCAGCCAAGAGTTGTTTCCCGTTTTGGAAGCGACTGTGAGGAATACCGGGAACGCTCAGCCAAGATGCTTGCCACCTGCCTCCATATGATGCAGGGAACTCCCTATGTGTATCAGGGAGAGGAACTGGGAATGACCAATGTCCCCTTTGAAACCATCCATGATTTTCGGGATCTGGACAGCATAAATGCCTACTATGAGCTGACAGAAAAAGGAATTTTCACCCAAGAGGAAATGATGAAGTTTTTAAGGTATAAAAGCCGGGACAATGCGAGGACCCCCATGCAGTGGGATACAAGTGTGAATGCCGGATTTTCAGAAGCCACCCCGTGGATCATGGTAAATCCCAATTATGAAAGCATCAATGCAAAAGAACAGGTGGAACGAAAGACTTCTGTATTCCATTATTATAAACAATTGATTGCTCTGCGCCATGAATATGAGATCATTGTTTATGGCAGTTACGAGCTGCTGCTTCCCGATGATCCGGATATCTATGCCTACGTGAGGACCTTGGGAGACAGGAAGCTGCTGGTCGTATGCAGCTTCTGCGGACGGACGTTAAATTACAGCGTACCAGAGGAATTTGAATCAGGAACTGTTTTGATCAGCAATTATGATACAACGGAGAGAAAAAGCGGAGAACTGAAACCTTATGAAGCGTTTGTGATTTATCAATAG
- the rpsT gene encoding 30S ribosomal protein S20 gives MANIKSAKKRILVNETKAARNKAIRSKVKTSIKKVEAAIVAGDKAAAQAILVNAISEIDKATTKGVYHKNTASRKVSRISKAVNTMA, from the coding sequence TTGGCTAACATTAAATCTGCAAAAAAGAGAATTTTAGTAAACGAAACAAAGGCTGCAAGAAATAAAGCGATCAGATCCAAAGTGAAAACATCTATCAAGAAGGTAGAGGCTGCTATCGTTGCCGGTGACAAGGCTGCTGCACAGGCAATTTTAGTAAACGCTATCTCAGAGATCGATAAGGCTACTACTAAGGGCGTATATCATAAGAATACCGCTTCCAGAAAAGTATCCAGAATCTCAAAAGCTGTAAACACAATGGCTTAA
- the lepA gene encoding translation elongation factor 4 encodes MAAAQQNKIRNFCIIAHIDHGKSTLADRIIEKTGLLTSREMQSQVLDNMDLERERGITIKAQAVRTVYKAGNGEEYIFNMIDTPGHVDFNYEVSRSLAACDGAILVVDASQGIEAQTLANVYMALDHNLDVFPVLNKIDLPSAEPERVVEEIEDVIGIEAHDAPRISAKTGQNVEAVLDAIVEKIPAPKGDPDAPLQALIFDSLYDSYKGVIVFFRVKEGTVKKGDRVRMMATGAIEEVVEVGYFGAGQFLPCESLSAGMVGYLTASIKNVKETAVGDTITNADRPCKEPLSGYKKVTSMVYCGLYPADGARYNDLRDALEKLQLNDASLFFEPETSLALGFGFRCGFLGLLHLEVIQERLEREYNLDLVTTAPGVVYHVYKKNGEKLELTNPSNLPDPTEIEYMEEPIVSAEIMVTTEFVGAIMTLCQERRGVYLGMEYMEATRALLRYELPLNEIIYDFFDALKSRSKGYASFDYELKGYQRSELVKLDILVNKEEVDALSFIVHALSAYDRGRRMCEKLKDEIPRQLFEIPIQAAIGGKIIARETVKAMRKDVLAKCYGGDISRKKKLLEKQKEGKKRMRQVGNVEIPQKAFMSVLKLDDE; translated from the coding sequence ATGGCAGCTGCCCAGCAGAATAAAATACGCAACTTTTGTATTATCGCTCATATTGATCACGGAAAGTCAACCCTTGCAGACAGGATCATAGAGAAGACAGGTTTGCTCACCAGCAGGGAAATGCAATCCCAGGTGCTTGATAATATGGATTTGGAACGGGAGCGGGGAATTACCATTAAAGCCCAGGCAGTCCGGACCGTTTACAAGGCCGGGAATGGCGAAGAATACATTTTTAACATGATTGACACTCCAGGTCACGTGGACTTTAACTATGAGGTTTCCCGAAGCCTTGCAGCCTGTGACGGAGCCATCCTGGTTGTGGATGCTTCCCAGGGAATCGAGGCGCAGACACTGGCGAATGTCTATATGGCTCTGGATCACAATCTTGACGTATTTCCGGTATTAAATAAAATCGATCTTCCAAGCGCGGAACCGGAGCGTGTGGTGGAGGAGATCGAAGATGTCATCGGGATTGAAGCCCATGATGCTCCCAGAATTTCTGCAAAGACAGGGCAAAATGTGGAAGCAGTCCTGGATGCGATTGTTGAAAAGATCCCGGCTCCAAAGGGAGACCCTGATGCTCCCCTCCAGGCCCTGATTTTCGACTCTCTTTATGATTCCTATAAAGGTGTCATCGTTTTCTTCCGTGTTAAGGAGGGAACGGTAAAAAAAGGCGACAGGGTGCGCATGATGGCTACCGGAGCAATAGAAGAGGTTGTGGAGGTCGGCTATTTCGGCGCAGGCCAGTTCCTTCCGTGCGAGTCGCTAAGCGCCGGTATGGTAGGGTATCTGACAGCCAGTATAAAGAATGTAAAAGAAACCGCTGTGGGTGATACCATTACCAATGCGGACCGGCCTTGTAAGGAGCCTCTTTCAGGCTATAAGAAAGTAACTTCCATGGTTTACTGCGGCCTGTATCCTGCGGATGGAGCCCGTTATAATGATCTGCGGGACGCTTTGGAAAAGCTTCAGCTTAATGATGCTTCCCTGTTCTTTGAGCCGGAGACTTCTCTTGCCCTTGGCTTTGGTTTCCGATGCGGATTTTTAGGTCTCCTTCATCTTGAGGTCATTCAAGAGCGTCTGGAGCGGGAATATAACCTGGATCTGGTAACAACGGCACCCGGCGTTGTTTATCATGTTTATAAAAAGAACGGTGAGAAGTTGGAGCTGACGAATCCTTCCAACCTGCCTGATCCAACGGAAATTGAATATATGGAAGAACCAATTGTCAGCGCTGAGATCATGGTGACCACGGAATTTGTAGGCGCCATCATGACTCTGTGCCAGGAAAGGCGGGGCGTGTATCTGGGCATGGAATACATGGAAGCTACCAGGGCACTTTTAAGATATGAGCTTCCTTTAAACGAGATCATTTATGATTTCTTTGATGCCTTAAAATCCCGCTCCAAGGGTTATGCGTCTTTTGATTATGAATTAAAGGGCTACCAGAGGTCAGAACTTGTGAAGCTGGACATTCTGGTAAACAAGGAAGAAGTGGATGCCCTTTCCTTTATCGTCCATGCATTATCTGCCTATGACAGGGGTCGGAGAATGTGCGAGAAGCTTAAGGATGAAATACCCAGACAGCTTTTTGAGATTCCCATCCAGGCGGCTATCGGCGGCAAGATCATTGCCCGCGAGACAGTAAAGGCCATGAGAAAGGACGTTTTGGCCAAATGTTATGGCGGTGATATTTCCCGTAAGAAGAAACTTCTTGAAAAGCAGAAGGAAGGTAAAAAACGTATGCGCCAGGTCGGTAACGTAGAGATACCGCAAAAGGCATTTATGAGCGTACTGAAATTAGATGATGAATAA
- the gpr gene encoding GPR endopeptidase, which produces MENTFTVRTDLAVEERESFPGDGGEISGVSLREWHRSDSHIKMTEVKILDEKGSKAMGKPIGTYITLEADELSMKDEDYHREVSEELANQIERLLAGKDYRKPNFHVLVAGLGNSSVTPDSLGPRVLNNLQVTRHLKIQYGDDFWKGRTMPVISGIVPGVMAQTGMESAEILKGIIKETEPDLIIAIDALAARSVKRLGTTIQLTNTGIHPGSGVGNHRHSLTLESLGVPVMAIGVPTVVGAAAIVHDTVSAMIGALSESMETKGMGDFIGKLNSDEQYDLIRELLEPEFGPMYVTPPDIDETVKELSFTISEGIHLAFLGQEVS; this is translated from the coding sequence ATGGAAAACACATTTACAGTGCGTACAGACCTTGCAGTAGAAGAAAGAGAGAGTTTCCCGGGGGATGGCGGTGAGATATCAGGTGTGTCTCTGCGTGAGTGGCATCGATCAGACAGTCACATAAAAATGACTGAGGTAAAAATTCTTGACGAAAAAGGCTCAAAGGCCATGGGAAAACCCATTGGGACCTATATTACCCTGGAGGCCGATGAGCTTTCCATGAAAGACGAAGATTATCACAGAGAAGTATCGGAGGAGCTGGCAAACCAGATCGAACGCCTTCTTGCAGGAAAAGATTACCGGAAACCCAATTTTCATGTTTTGGTGGCAGGGCTTGGCAATTCATCCGTAACGCCGGACTCCCTTGGCCCCAGAGTTTTAAATAATCTCCAGGTAACAAGGCATCTGAAGATCCAGTACGGAGATGATTTCTGGAAAGGAAGAACCATGCCAGTTATCAGCGGTATCGTTCCTGGAGTCATGGCTCAGACAGGAATGGAAAGTGCCGAGATTTTAAAAGGAATTATTAAAGAAACTGAGCCGGATCTCATCATTGCCATTGATGCGCTGGCAGCCAGAAGCGTAAAGCGGCTTGGAACTACCATTCAGCTTACGAATACAGGAATCCACCCAGGTTCTGGTGTGGGAAATCACAGACACAGCCTTACGTTGGAAAGCCTTGGTGTGCCGGTTATGGCCATTGGAGTGCCCACCGTTGTAGGGGCGGCAGCCATTGTCCATGATACGGTTTCCGCCATGATCGGCGCTCTTTCTGAAAGCATGGAAACAAAGGGAATGGGGGATTTCATCGGTAAACTGAACTCGGATGAGCAGTATGATCTAATCCGGGAATTGCTGGAACCGGAATTCGGACCAATGTATGTAACACCTCCAGATATTGATGAAACGGTAAAGGAACTTAGCTTTACCATCTCGGAAGGAATTCATCTGGCATTTTTGGGACAGGAAGTTTCGTAG
- a CDS encoding amylo-alpha-1,6-glucosidase, whose protein sequence is MEEHRRQLDIRSVPFSRYGSYLAFSYPQDGTKEFDGHIAVRVLYGAFSQQETYPIIPVNDDGKQEETIAVSMSPWELDVTSETGEYSICFGDEEGFLLKSNSSVLITKTKVGSYDRVMGHMDGSFEIAGDDMALHVTLRKGKAKDQSACPDNGFGSSRLELLLSPEEGELLAVITLTGLSPQKKEYGSYALCRQTVKEEYLEFEKGIMIGLKGTDPAFEKAGREAAYVLWHSVLQPSGYIKRPVMVMTKNWMNLVWSWDYAFNGLALVSSQPELAYSQFLAMADQQDEYGAYPDAYQARTIIRSFVKPPVQGFILKKMFQIHDPGREVKERLYRSVASFTDWWMTYRVEENGIPTYQHGNDSGWDNATIFRLGLPVQSPDLSSWLVLQMEFLEHTARQLGWQQEAEAWKEKGENLLSKLLAYFVREGRFEAVKIPEMEVVPSDSLILYLPLILGEHLPEKLRENLISGLLEKGHLAGLWGFASEPLDSMLFEEDGYWRGAVWPAAVMIMVDALKQCGRQKEARFYAERFCRLCADKGFYENYSALDGRGLRDHGFTWTASVFLILLHDYVLD, encoded by the coding sequence ATGGAGGAACACAGGAGACAACTGGATATCCGCTCCGTACCTTTTAGCAGATACGGCTCTTATTTGGCATTTTCCTATCCCCAGGATGGTACGAAGGAATTTGATGGCCACATTGCGGTGCGGGTACTTTACGGCGCGTTTTCCCAACAGGAGACTTATCCCATTATACCGGTAAATGATGATGGGAAACAGGAAGAGACGATAGCAGTTTCCATGTCGCCCTGGGAACTGGATGTAACGTCTGAAACAGGAGAATACTCCATATGCTTTGGGGATGAGGAAGGGTTTCTCCTGAAATCAAACAGCTCGGTCCTGATTACAAAGACTAAAGTGGGTTCCTATGACAGAGTGATGGGACACATGGATGGAAGCTTTGAAATAGCAGGAGATGATATGGCTCTCCACGTGACCCTGCGAAAAGGAAAGGCAAAGGATCAATCAGCATGTCCGGACAATGGCTTTGGAAGCAGCAGGCTGGAGCTTCTTCTAAGCCCGGAGGAGGGAGAGCTGTTGGCCGTGATCACCCTTACCGGCTTAAGTCCGCAGAAAAAAGAGTACGGGAGTTATGCCCTGTGCCGTCAGACGGTAAAAGAGGAATATCTGGAGTTTGAGAAAGGGATCATGATCGGTTTAAAGGGAACAGATCCTGCTTTTGAAAAAGCCGGAAGGGAAGCAGCCTATGTTTTGTGGCATTCCGTGCTCCAGCCTTCCGGCTATATCAAAAGACCGGTAATGGTCATGACAAAAAACTGGATGAATCTGGTATGGAGCTGGGATTATGCCTTTAACGGCCTTGCCTTGGTCTCGTCCCAGCCTGAGCTGGCATACAGCCAGTTTTTAGCCATGGCGGACCAGCAGGATGAGTATGGCGCATACCCTGATGCTTACCAGGCAAGGACGATTATCCGCTCCTTTGTAAAGCCGCCGGTCCAGGGATTTATTCTAAAGAAAATGTTTCAGATCCATGATCCGGGCAGGGAAGTAAAGGAGAGGCTGTACCGTTCTGTTGCCTCCTTTACCGACTGGTGGATGACCTACCGGGTGGAGGAAAACGGCATCCCCACCTACCAGCATGGCAATGATTCCGGATGGGACAATGCCACCATATTCCGTCTGGGCCTGCCTGTCCAGTCGCCGGATTTATCGTCCTGGCTTGTATTGCAGATGGAGTTTCTGGAGCATACGGCAAGGCAGCTTGGTTGGCAGCAAGAGGCTGAAGCATGGAAGGAAAAGGGGGAAAATCTGCTCTCTAAGCTGCTGGCCTATTTTGTGAGAGAGGGCCGGTTTGAAGCGGTGAAGATCCCTGAGATGGAAGTGGTTCCTTCCGATTCCCTGATTTTGTATCTTCCCCTGATTCTTGGGGAGCATCTTCCAGAGAAGCTTCGGGAAAATCTAATTTCAGGGCTGTTAGAGAAAGGCCATCTGGCCGGTCTCTGGGGGTTTGCATCAGAGCCTTTGGACAGTATGCTGTTTGAAGAAGACGGATATTGGCGGGGAGCGGTCTGGCCAGCCGCTGTCATGATTATGGTGGATGCCTTAAAACAGTGCGGCAGACAGAAAGAGGCACGTTTTTATGCAGAACGTTTCTGCAGACTTTGTGCTGATAAAGGATTTTATGAAAATTACAGTGCACTGGACGGGCGGGGTCTGAGGGATCACGGCTTTACCTGGACAGCCAGTGTGTTTCTTATTCTGCTGCATGATTATGTATTGGATTAG
- a CDS encoding stage II sporulation protein P: protein MNNLCRKAVMRRRNKGINWYIRKMMIIISLVLAVLLSIKEVSEVRKKADPHKVENWAKEGAGFGISYIWRLQYPAVTWDESNQNSILSGPHEKSMINVLCDILFSQSPLYRYGGSGKTETNHGEMDPAYEGYLESGKFYEEHSFLLYDGGEESGEDGSINAGTHKTQPAEQPPAGGDTTTNQVPEQNQTAETGQAAKADKESTLTADKDPAMTCASSTLWPIAGAVYRKEQLADYDFLIQHFYSIHTSTTAGRDLMKADEFLSKDFTLEGGNDKPQILIYHTHSQEEFSDHGPNNPNATVVGIGNYLTELLTKKGYNVIHDTSVYDLQNGKLDRNKAYTYALDGITEILQKNPSIEVILDVHRDGVNENLHMVNQVNGKPTAPIMFFNGVSQTPKGPIEYLPNPYRTQNLAFSLQMQLDAAAYFPNLTRKIYLKGLRYNLHLRARSALIEVGAQTNTYQEALNAMEPLSEILDMVLQGN, encoded by the coding sequence ATGAATAATCTATGCAGGAAGGCGGTTATGAGGCGAAGAAACAAGGGTATTAACTGGTATATAAGAAAAATGATGATCATAATAAGCCTGGTCCTGGCCGTTCTTCTCAGCATAAAAGAAGTTTCAGAAGTGAGAAAAAAGGCGGATCCGCATAAAGTGGAAAATTGGGCGAAAGAAGGGGCCGGCTTTGGGATTTCCTATATCTGGAGGCTGCAGTATCCGGCCGTAACATGGGATGAGAGTAATCAAAACAGTATTCTGTCCGGGCCCCATGAAAAATCCATGATAAACGTTCTCTGTGATATTCTTTTCAGTCAGTCACCGCTTTACCGGTATGGCGGCAGCGGCAAAACGGAAACGAATCATGGAGAAATGGACCCGGCCTATGAAGGATATTTAGAAAGCGGAAAGTTTTATGAGGAACATAGTTTCCTTTTATATGACGGCGGAGAGGAAAGCGGAGAAGACGGAAGCATCAATGCCGGAACCCATAAGACACAGCCGGCAGAGCAGCCTCCGGCTGGAGGGGATACGACAACCAATCAGGTACCGGAACAAAATCAGACAGCAGAGACTGGCCAGGCGGCAAAAGCGGATAAAGAAAGTACGCTTACTGCGGATAAGGACCCTGCCATGACCTGTGCATCCAGCACTTTATGGCCGATCGCAGGGGCCGTATACCGCAAGGAACAGCTGGCTGACTATGACTTCCTCATCCAGCATTTTTACAGTATCCATACTTCCACAACGGCCGGCAGGGATTTAATGAAGGCGGATGAGTTTCTTTCCAAAGACTTTACCCTGGAGGGTGGAAACGACAAACCACAGATCCTCATTTACCATACCCATTCCCAGGAGGAATTTTCGGACCACGGGCCGAATAATCCCAATGCGACTGTGGTGGGAATCGGAAATTATCTTACGGAGCTTTTGACCAAAAAAGGCTACAATGTGATTCATGATACTTCGGTTTATGATTTGCAAAACGGAAAGCTGGATAGAAACAAAGCATATACGTATGCCCTGGATGGCATTACAGAAATCCTCCAGAAGAATCCTTCGATAGAGGTGATACTGGATGTTCACCGGGATGGGGTAAATGAGAATCTGCATATGGTGAACCAGGTAAATGGGAAACCCACTGCACCCATTATGTTTTTTAATGGGGTCAGCCAGACACCAAAAGGACCGATTGAGTATCTTCCCAATCCTTATCGAACGCAGAATCTTGCTTTCAGCTTACAGATGCAGCTTGACGCTGCAGCTTATTTTCCAAATCTGACCCGGAAAATATACTTAAAAGGACTTCGGTATAACCTGCACTTGAGAGCCAGGTCGGCCCTGATTGAAGTAGGTGCCCAAACCAATACATACCAGGAAGCATTAAATGCTATGGAACCTCTGTCAGAAATTTTGGATATGGTGTTGCAAGGTAATTAA